In Populus alba chromosome 1, ASM523922v2, whole genome shotgun sequence, a single window of DNA contains:
- the LOC118045642 gene encoding protein SOSEKI 1 isoform X3 — MGVSSGVPTSCSSSGAGAGEVRRVHIIYFLSHNLGHIEHPHLIRVHHSNRNGVYLRDVKRWLADLRGKDMPKAFAWSYKRRYKTGYVWQDLLDDDLITPISDNEYVLKGSEILAPPANPFVGSADGEKQENTGVEFVENKAQNHEQRPSPNKICKDTTSRNTSSTEISAVTDNSIEEEEEEEKEEDACKPNNSRDEEQIDNKVEHSSFYTIFLGKSKKNQDKRKDNTSSIEKMGSPISFPSPSSSQSTFTKSKSYSTGTSKVLLNLITCGAVDTNDAALVLQSQKNKNKYKPIDKTAGDICKGEELGGSARVFGTPWNQVQQQRQHNTANARRKSFDGARGSKKQQHSGFGSPKVVSPAYKPVALPTCS, encoded by the exons atggGAGTATCATCAGGAGTACCCACAAGCTGCAGCAGCAGTGGGGCTGGAGCTGGAGAAGTGAGACGTGTTCATATCATTTACTTTCTCAGCCATAACTTGGGCCATATTGAGCATCCTCATCTTATTCGTGTCCATCATTCTAATCGAAATGGTGTTTATCTAAGAg ATGTCAAGAGGTGGCTTGCGGACTTGCGAGGAAAAGACATGCCAAAAGCCTTTGCTTGGTCCTATAAAag GAGATACAAGACAGGTTATGTTTGGCAAGATTTACTTGATGATGATCTTATTACCCCAATCTCTGACAATGAATATGTCCTCAAAGGATCTGAGATTTTAGCCCCTCCTGCTAATCCCTTTG TTGGTAGTGCAGATGGTGAAAAGCAAGAGAATACTGGAGTTGAATTTGTTGAAAACAAAGCACAGAATCATGAGCAACGCCCTTCACCAAACAAAATTTGTAAAGACACTACCTCAAGAAATACATCATCAACTGAGATTTCAGCAGTGACTGACAATTCcatcgaagaagaagaagaagaagaaaaagaagaggatgcATGCAAACCCAACAACTCTCGTGACGAAGAACAGATAGACAATAAGGTGGAACATTCATCTTTTTACACCATTTTTCTGGGCAAGAGCAAGAAAAACCAAGACAAAAGGAAAGACAACACCAGCAGCATCGAAAAGATGGGCTCCCCAATTTCATTCCCCTCCCCATCATCATCACAATCTACATTTACAAAGAGTAAGAGCTATTCAACTGGAACATCCAAGGTGCTACTTAATTTGATTACATGTGGTGCTGTTGATACAAATGATGCCGCATTGGTTCTCCaaagccaaaaaaacaaaaataaatacaagccAATCGACAAGACGGCTGGTGATATTTGTAAAGGAGAAGAACTTGGAGGGTCTGCCAGAGTTTTTGGTACTCCTTGGAATCAAGTCCAACAACAACGGCAACACAATACTGCTAATGCTAG AAGGAAAAGCTTTGACGGGGCGAGAGGTTCAAAGAAGCAGCAGCATAGTGGATTTGGCAGTCCAAAAGTGGTTTCTCCTGCATACAAGCCAGTGGCTCTACCCACCTGCTCGTAA
- the LOC118045642 gene encoding protein SOSEKI 1 isoform X2, with protein sequence MGVSSGVPTSCSSSGAGAGEVRRVHIIYFLSHNLGHIEHPHLIRVHHSNRNGVYLRDVKRWLADLRGKDMPKAFAWSYKRRYKTGYVWQDLLDDDLITPISDNEYVLKGSEILAPPANPFDGEKQENTGVEFVENKAQNHEQRPSPNKICKDTTSRNTSSTEISAVTDNSIEEEEEEEKEEDACKPNNSRDEEQIDNKVEHSSFYTIFLGKSKKNQDKRKDNTSSIEKMGSPISFPSPSSSQSTFTKSKSYSTGTSKVLLNLITCGAVDTNDAALVLQSQKNKNKYKPIDKTAGDICKGEELGGSARVFGTPWNQVQQQRQHNTANARRKSFDGARGSKKQQHSGFGSPKVVSPAYKPVALPTCSQCMKSFRPEKLHSHMKSCRGLKVLAKAASTYVEKTPSPSRNPVDSASEDGYFLTI encoded by the exons atggGAGTATCATCAGGAGTACCCACAAGCTGCAGCAGCAGTGGGGCTGGAGCTGGAGAAGTGAGACGTGTTCATATCATTTACTTTCTCAGCCATAACTTGGGCCATATTGAGCATCCTCATCTTATTCGTGTCCATCATTCTAATCGAAATGGTGTTTATCTAAGAg ATGTCAAGAGGTGGCTTGCGGACTTGCGAGGAAAAGACATGCCAAAAGCCTTTGCTTGGTCCTATAAAag GAGATACAAGACAGGTTATGTTTGGCAAGATTTACTTGATGATGATCTTATTACCCCAATCTCTGACAATGAATATGTCCTCAAAGGATCTGAGATTTTAGCCCCTCCTGCTAATCCCTTTG ATGGTGAAAAGCAAGAGAATACTGGAGTTGAATTTGTTGAAAACAAAGCACAGAATCATGAGCAACGCCCTTCACCAAACAAAATTTGTAAAGACACTACCTCAAGAAATACATCATCAACTGAGATTTCAGCAGTGACTGACAATTCcatcgaagaagaagaagaagaagaaaaagaagaggatgcATGCAAACCCAACAACTCTCGTGACGAAGAACAGATAGACAATAAGGTGGAACATTCATCTTTTTACACCATTTTTCTGGGCAAGAGCAAGAAAAACCAAGACAAAAGGAAAGACAACACCAGCAGCATCGAAAAGATGGGCTCCCCAATTTCATTCCCCTCCCCATCATCATCACAATCTACATTTACAAAGAGTAAGAGCTATTCAACTGGAACATCCAAGGTGCTACTTAATTTGATTACATGTGGTGCTGTTGATACAAATGATGCCGCATTGGTTCTCCaaagccaaaaaaacaaaaataaatacaagccAATCGACAAGACGGCTGGTGATATTTGTAAAGGAGAAGAACTTGGAGGGTCTGCCAGAGTTTTTGGTACTCCTTGGAATCAAGTCCAACAACAACGGCAACACAATACTGCTAATGCTAG AAGGAAAAGCTTTGACGGGGCGAGAGGTTCAAAGAAGCAGCAGCATAGTGGATTTGGCAGTCCAAAAGTGGTTTCTCCTGCATACAAGCCAGTGGCTCTACCCACCTGCTC GCAGTGTATGAAGTCATTCAGGCCAGAGAAATTGCACTCGCACATGAAGTCTTGCCGGGGATTGAAGGTCCTGGCAAAAGCTGCTTCGACTTATGTTGAGAAAACACCATCACCTTCAcgtaacccagttgattcagcATCTGAGGATGGCTATTTCTTGACCATCTGA
- the LOC118045642 gene encoding protein SOSEKI 1 isoform X1, with translation MGVSSGVPTSCSSSGAGAGEVRRVHIIYFLSHNLGHIEHPHLIRVHHSNRNGVYLRDVKRWLADLRGKDMPKAFAWSYKRRYKTGYVWQDLLDDDLITPISDNEYVLKGSEILAPPANPFVGSADGEKQENTGVEFVENKAQNHEQRPSPNKICKDTTSRNTSSTEISAVTDNSIEEEEEEEKEEDACKPNNSRDEEQIDNKVEHSSFYTIFLGKSKKNQDKRKDNTSSIEKMGSPISFPSPSSSQSTFTKSKSYSTGTSKVLLNLITCGAVDTNDAALVLQSQKNKNKYKPIDKTAGDICKGEELGGSARVFGTPWNQVQQQRQHNTANARRKSFDGARGSKKQQHSGFGSPKVVSPAYKPVALPTCSQCMKSFRPEKLHSHMKSCRGLKVLAKAASTYVEKTPSPSRNPVDSASEDGYFLTI, from the exons atggGAGTATCATCAGGAGTACCCACAAGCTGCAGCAGCAGTGGGGCTGGAGCTGGAGAAGTGAGACGTGTTCATATCATTTACTTTCTCAGCCATAACTTGGGCCATATTGAGCATCCTCATCTTATTCGTGTCCATCATTCTAATCGAAATGGTGTTTATCTAAGAg ATGTCAAGAGGTGGCTTGCGGACTTGCGAGGAAAAGACATGCCAAAAGCCTTTGCTTGGTCCTATAAAag GAGATACAAGACAGGTTATGTTTGGCAAGATTTACTTGATGATGATCTTATTACCCCAATCTCTGACAATGAATATGTCCTCAAAGGATCTGAGATTTTAGCCCCTCCTGCTAATCCCTTTG TTGGTAGTGCAGATGGTGAAAAGCAAGAGAATACTGGAGTTGAATTTGTTGAAAACAAAGCACAGAATCATGAGCAACGCCCTTCACCAAACAAAATTTGTAAAGACACTACCTCAAGAAATACATCATCAACTGAGATTTCAGCAGTGACTGACAATTCcatcgaagaagaagaagaagaagaaaaagaagaggatgcATGCAAACCCAACAACTCTCGTGACGAAGAACAGATAGACAATAAGGTGGAACATTCATCTTTTTACACCATTTTTCTGGGCAAGAGCAAGAAAAACCAAGACAAAAGGAAAGACAACACCAGCAGCATCGAAAAGATGGGCTCCCCAATTTCATTCCCCTCCCCATCATCATCACAATCTACATTTACAAAGAGTAAGAGCTATTCAACTGGAACATCCAAGGTGCTACTTAATTTGATTACATGTGGTGCTGTTGATACAAATGATGCCGCATTGGTTCTCCaaagccaaaaaaacaaaaataaatacaagccAATCGACAAGACGGCTGGTGATATTTGTAAAGGAGAAGAACTTGGAGGGTCTGCCAGAGTTTTTGGTACTCCTTGGAATCAAGTCCAACAACAACGGCAACACAATACTGCTAATGCTAG AAGGAAAAGCTTTGACGGGGCGAGAGGTTCAAAGAAGCAGCAGCATAGTGGATTTGGCAGTCCAAAAGTGGTTTCTCCTGCATACAAGCCAGTGGCTCTACCCACCTGCTC GCAGTGTATGAAGTCATTCAGGCCAGAGAAATTGCACTCGCACATGAAGTCTTGCCGGGGATTGAAGGTCCTGGCAAAAGCTGCTTCGACTTATGTTGAGAAAACACCATCACCTTCAcgtaacccagttgattcagcATCTGAGGATGGCTATTTCTTGACCATCTGA